GAGTGACGATGAGGCTGATGGCGTAGTAGGGCCAGCCGGTCCCGAAGGCGCCGGCGGTCAGCTGGGCCAACACCGTCACACCGCCGCGTGGCACCACGTGATGGCTGCGGATCAGCAACGACAGCCCGACGAGCATGGCGCCCAGCAGCAACCCCAGCATCAGCTCGGTGTGTTGCGCCCGCCTGACGCGTGGTTGGCGGAACATCGGAACGGCGTTGGCGATGGCCTCCACCCCGGTCAGCGCTGAGCATCCGGCGGAGAACGCCTTGAGCACCAGGAGCGCGCTCAGCGCCTCGACGGCGGGAAAGGACTGGGACGTCCCGACCGTGGCTGCGGGATGGGCCCGAAACAGCCCCACCACGATGACACCGATCACGCTGACGATGAACAGCACTGTGGGCAGCATCAGCACCCGCGCGCTGTCCGCGATGCCGCGCAGATTGACGAGGGTGAGGAGGAGCAGCGCGATCAGGCATACGGCCAGAAGATGATCGGAGAGGGCGGGAAACGCCGAGGCGAGGCTCGCGGCGCCGGCGGCGAGACTGACTGCGACGGTGAGGACGTAGTCGATGATGAGGCTGGCCGCGGCCAGCAGACTGACCGTTCTGCCCAAATCTTTCTTCGCCACCGCATAGGCTCCACCGCCGTCCGGGTGCACGGCGATCACCTGGCGGTAGGAGACGACCAGGACGGCCAGCAAACCGGCGATGACCAGCGTGATCGGCAGCATCGCAGTGAGCGCGCCCGAACCGGCAGCCACCAGCACGACGACCACGGCCTCCGGGCCGTATGCGACCGAGCTGAGGGCGTCCAGTGACAGGGCGGCCAGCCCCTGGAGCACGGTCAGGTGGGACTTTCCGCCCTCGCCGTGACGCCGTGGGACCTTGGGGTGCGGTTTCTTGAGCGCAAGCCCGAGGGGCACGGAAACTCACTCGTTCATTCGGCGGAGGCACCACCCATGCCGGGCCGTGGCACTACGGCAATGCTCATGACGTCTCCATTTCGGTGAGAGATAACCGCCTGATCCAGCTTCGGAGAGTCTCCGGGGACCTGCACGCCCACCGCGCTGGACGGGTGCGATGTGGAGGACGACCACGCACAGGTTCTGGACCTGGCGGACCACGGATCAGGACCCGCGCACCGAGGGGATGACAGCTCCGGCGACGGGGAGCGCCCCGCCTCCTGGAGCGGGAAGTAGTCTCCCGGCCGCGTCGAGCGCCGCCACACGTACGCCGCTGTCGCCATCACGAGGATCAGCCCCGCCAGGATGAGCAGTTCGATCCCCTCGACGTTCCACCGGAAGGACTTCCTCAGCCGTCACAGGGTGCCCCGGCCCACAGGCGCGGCGTGCTGTCGAACGGGTGACCGGGCGGACCCTCCACAGCTGCGTGGCCGCCGCTCGCCGAGCCGGGCGGGGGGGCTCTGGCCCCTGGCGGGGTGACCTGCGCAATCCGGGCAGGGCCGGCTACAGGAGCAGGTCGAAGATGGCGGTCGCGCCCTCCCAGTGCTTGGTCTGGGGGTTTTTGACGTCGGGGTACATGATCTTGAAGGTTTCGGCGAGTGCCACGCTCAGCCCGCCGATGATCTCCGGGTACCGGGCCTCGGTCTCCTCACTGGGTGCCCGGTCGAGCAGGGGGTGCGTGGCCAACTGCTCGAGGATCGGCTTGAGCTCGACCTCCTCGTCCAGCTGCCGGAACCGGTGAATACTCTCCTGAAGCCCCTTGGTGATCGGTAGATCCCACAGCTCGACGATGTCCCGGTCGTTCGCCTTGGCCGCGGCCTGGGCGACGAGCAGGAGGTCGTAGAGCTTGCCGTCGACGAAGTCGCTGTACCGCTTCAGATCGTTCTTGTCCACGTCGAGACTTGCGGCGGCACGGAAGAACCTTTCGAACCTGGACACGCCCATCACGGTCATGGCTTTCGCCTCCTCACCCTCGGTGACTACTCCACACCGGCGGCGGTCCGCCCACCGGCGCGCAATGCCAGTCCCAGGGTTCCAGACACCTCCGGGGCACGCCTGCGCATGCCAGGCCGAAGCCATGGCGTTTGTTTCACCTGACAGGCCAAGCGATCGGAACGTTCCCGGAATTGGCCGCGAGAGCCGCCCGTCGGCGGCGTAGAATGGCGTAAACAAGAGGACGCGAAGCGTTACCTCGCCGTATGAGCCATGGATGCTCCGGACCGGCGAATCATCCGCCGCTGATACAGGGGTGCACAGTCAGGCAACCGAGCGTTATCCCCTCCTCCCCCGGTGAGCGCCATTCCCGGCGGATTTCCCGCAGTCCCGTGGCACGGCAACGCGTGGAAGGTGTGAGCCTCGTGGTGGTGAAGCTGAACGCACGAGCCTTTGAGCATGCGAAGAAGCTGGTCAAGGAACGGCGGGTGGTCCTCGACGACCGGGACGAGTGGAGCGAACACCGCCCCTCGGCCGAGGAGGAGAACCGCTACCTGGAGCAGCACGGCTTCGCCGAATACCGGAAGTGGTACCTCGGCGAAGACGACGAACAAAAAGAAGAGAACAAAG
The sequence above is a segment of the Streptomyces lydicus genome. Coding sequences within it:
- a CDS encoding DUF1931 family protein; the protein is MTVMGVSRFERFFRAAASLDVDKNDLKRYSDFVDGKLYDLLLVAQAAAKANDRDIVELWDLPITKGLQESIHRFRQLDEEVELKPILEQLATHPLLDRAPSEETEARYPEIIGGLSVALAETFKIMYPDVKNPQTKHWEGATAIFDLLL
- a CDS encoding APC family permease, yielding MPLGLALKKPHPKVPRRHGEGGKSHLTVLQGLAALSLDALSSVAYGPEAVVVVLVAAGSGALTAMLPITLVIAGLLAVLVVSYRQVIAVHPDGGGAYAVAKKDLGRTVSLLAAASLIIDYVLTVAVSLAAGAASLASAFPALSDHLLAVCLIALLLLTLVNLRGIADSARVLMLPTVLFIVSVIGVIVVGLFRAHPAATVGTSQSFPAVEALSALLVLKAFSAGCSALTGVEAIANAVPMFRQPRVRRAQHTELMLGLLLGAMLVGLSLLIRSHHVVPRGGVTVLAQLTAGAFGTGWPYYAISLIVTLVLGIAANTSFGGLPVLMSVLAKDDRLPHLFALRSERPVHRWGVVALAVLAGVMLVVVSADTQRLIPLFAIGVFVGFTISQIGLVRHWSMQRPDGWSRRALINGVGAVLTAVAGIVLLATKFLAGAWIVVLTVPLLMLLFSRIERYYTRVRDQLGLDGPPPRPTRTRSLVIVPLGRVDMVAVAALNAASSLGDEVVVVAVFDDRTKADAMRADWARWNPGPRLDIIDSPQHSLVHPVIGYVEQVARNGRQVAVLIPQAEPLHGRYRILQNQRGILMAGLLSSRTDVVVCLLKIQLDV